The Bacillota bacterium genome has a window encoding:
- a CDS encoding dihydroorotate dehydrogenase: MHEGQGTGVGGGGPDLSVNLAGIRLANPVLVASGTFGYGREMARWFDLRLLGGIITKGTTLAARPGNPPPRIAETPAGLLNSIGLENPGVDAVIGEEIPFLRQFGVPVIVNIAGETVEEYATVAAKLEGVEGVSGLEVNVSCPNVRAGGMVFGTDPAATAAVVKAVRAATSLPLLVKLTPNVTDIVEVARAAQEAGADALTLVNTLKGMAIDVQLRRPLLGAVTGGLSGPAIKPVALRMVWEVAGAVNLPIVGCGGIMSGRDAVEFLLAGASAVAVGSATLVNPLAAPRVVREMAAWLAEEGFAGVSEVVGMARGPGALRPGDAPGGGGPA, encoded by the coding sequence GTGCATGAAGGACAGGGGACGGGTGTCGGCGGTGGCGGGCCGGATCTCAGCGTCAATCTGGCCGGTATCCGTCTGGCCAACCCGGTACTGGTGGCCTCGGGCACTTTCGGGTACGGGCGGGAGATGGCGCGGTGGTTTGACCTGCGCCTGCTGGGTGGCATCATAACCAAGGGAACCACCCTGGCGGCCCGGCCGGGGAATCCGCCGCCCCGCATTGCCGAGACCCCCGCCGGCCTGCTCAACTCCATCGGGCTGGAGAATCCCGGGGTCGATGCCGTGATCGGGGAGGAGATCCCCTTCCTGCGCCAGTTCGGCGTGCCCGTCATCGTCAACATCGCCGGGGAAACGGTGGAGGAATATGCTACCGTGGCGGCCAAACTGGAGGGAGTGGAGGGCGTCAGCGGCCTGGAGGTCAACGTGTCCTGTCCCAACGTGCGGGCCGGGGGTATGGTCTTCGGCACCGATCCCGCCGCCACCGCGGCGGTGGTGAAAGCGGTGCGGGCGGCGACCTCCCTTCCCCTGCTCGTTAAGCTGACCCCCAACGTCACGGACATCGTTGAAGTGGCGCGCGCGGCCCAAGAGGCGGGGGCCGATGCCCTGACCCTCGTCAATACCCTGAAGGGGATGGCCATCGACGTACAGTTGCGCCGTCCCCTCTTGGGTGCGGTCACCGGCGGGCTCTCCGGGCCCGCCATCAAGCCGGTGGCCCTGCGTATGGTCTGGGAGGTGGCCGGCGCGGTGAATCTCCCCATCGTGGGTTGCGGCGGTATCATGAGCGGGCGGGATGCCGTGGAATTCCTGCTCGCCGGTGCCAGCGCGGTGGCGGTGGGCAGTGCCACCCTGGTGAATCCCCTGGCGGCCCCCCGCGTGGTGAGGGAAATGGCTGCCTGGCTGGCGGAGGAGGGGTTCGCCGGCGTGTCGGAAGTGGTGGGGATGGCTCGCGGGCCGGGGGCACTGCGCCCCGGCGACGCACCCGGGGGAGGTGGGCCGGCGTGA
- a CDS encoding lysophospholipase, which translates to MEHRTGALPGARGAELFWQCWRPPGPRGVFLVVHGLGEHSGRYQNVVDALEGLPLSIWAHDLRGFGRSTGQRGHVDSFWDYMEDLDSFLELVRTEEGELPAFLLGHSFGGLVALHYALCRPGRLAGLVLSSPCVGLALEIPRWKRNAGMLLARFLPRFSMPNGIDPTLLSRDAEVVQRYRRDPLVTDRVSARLFAEMLSGMARVARRAVQLDAPCLLLLAGEDGLVSVPVAENVFVRLGTHDKEMHVYPGYFHELFNEEAKEEPLGRLRQWLEQRLDRARSR; encoded by the coding sequence GTGGAACACCGAACCGGAGCCCTGCCGGGCGCCCGCGGCGCGGAGCTGTTCTGGCAGTGCTGGCGCCCCCCCGGGCCGCGGGGGGTCTTCCTGGTGGTACACGGCCTGGGGGAACACAGCGGTCGCTACCAGAACGTGGTTGATGCTCTCGAGGGCCTGCCCCTTTCCATCTGGGCCCACGACCTGCGGGGCTTTGGCCGCTCCACGGGACAGCGCGGGCATGTGGACTCGTTCTGGGACTACATGGAGGATCTGGACAGCTTCCTGGAACTGGTTCGGACTGAGGAGGGGGAGCTCCCCGCTTTCCTCCTCGGGCACAGCTTCGGAGGGCTGGTGGCCCTCCACTATGCCCTCTGCCGGCCGGGGCGGCTGGCGGGGCTCGTGCTCTCCAGCCCCTGCGTTGGTCTGGCCCTGGAGATCCCCCGCTGGAAGCGCAACGCCGGTATGCTGCTGGCGCGATTCCTGCCCAGGTTCTCCATGCCCAACGGCATAGACCCGACCCTCCTTTCCCGCGACGCCGAGGTGGTGCAGAGGTACCGGCGCGATCCCCTGGTGACCGACCGGGTGAGCGCGCGCCTTTTCGCGGAGATGCTATCCGGTATGGCCCGGGTGGCCCGCCGGGCGGTGCAGCTTGACGCCCCCTGCCTGCTCCTTCTCGCCGGGGAGGACGGCCTGGTGTCTGTTCCCGTGGCCGAAAACGTTTTCGTGCGCCTGGGGACCCACGACAAGGAGATGCACGTCTACCCCGGCTACTTCCACGAGCTTTTCAACGAAGAGGCCAAGGAGGAGCCCCTGGGCCGGCTGCGGCAGTGGCTGGAGCAGCGCCTCGACCGGGCCCGGTCCCGGTAG
- a CDS encoding NFACT family protein, with the protein MPFDALVMAAVTREIEEIIPARVDRVYASGGGQGQPSEVLLVLFRPGIRTQLLISMHPRFARIHLSFREHPPLAPPPLAPLLRKHLEGAHLVAARQEDRDRVLILTFRTPLGTSPRLVVEIMGPGSNLILLDGDGRILGAWREEGPRPGGQGRRLLLPGVPYESPPPPPAGAWGPFFAREMAARAGAPAPGGPAGMLPEGGEMGSMMRVADELWEEARSNPRPMVITDERGQPREYWCLMPLAHGPVGRQYPGMSQLLDEYHEEVVAREEFRAWHARLRRALGRQRDRQERLVQSLRADLDRAHQGLRYRTWGELLLAQASRLPAGRDRVEVIDYYREEPHPVEIPLDPARSARENAQEYFRRYTKARRSLEPLKHRLDEETTRLVYLEQLEEGLGRAADRDTLEVLEREMEAAGIPAGPGTGRAGAKRPREISIGRRYGAVPTARRREQGRTAGRRVLRFWLPGGEEVTVGRGAEANDFVTFVLARPDDIWLHARGIPGSHVILRSAPGRAASPEAIARAAAVAAHFSDARRSAKADVDWTLRKHVRRRPGGGPGQVLYREEHTLLVEPAPPPRPEPDQPGG; encoded by the coding sequence GTGCCCTTCGATGCTCTGGTGATGGCCGCGGTAACACGTGAAATCGAAGAGATAATTCCCGCCCGGGTGGACCGGGTTTATGCCTCCGGAGGCGGGCAGGGACAGCCGTCGGAAGTGCTGCTGGTGCTCTTTCGGCCGGGAATCCGTACCCAGCTGCTGATATCCATGCACCCTCGCTTCGCGCGTATCCACCTGAGCTTCCGTGAGCACCCCCCGCTTGCTCCCCCTCCCCTCGCGCCCCTCCTGCGCAAGCACCTGGAGGGTGCTCACCTGGTGGCAGCCCGGCAGGAAGACCGCGATCGGGTCCTCATCCTGACCTTCCGCACCCCCCTGGGCACCAGCCCTCGCCTCGTGGTGGAGATCATGGGGCCGGGGTCCAACCTCATCCTCCTGGACGGCGACGGCCGCATCCTGGGTGCGTGGCGCGAGGAGGGTCCCCGTCCGGGAGGGCAGGGCAGACGGCTCCTGCTACCCGGCGTACCCTACGAGTCGCCCCCTCCTCCCCCGGCGGGAGCGTGGGGTCCCTTTTTCGCCCGCGAAATGGCTGCCCGGGCGGGCGCGCCCGCGCCGGGCGGACCCGCCGGGATGCTGCCCGAGGGCGGCGAGATGGGCAGCATGATGCGGGTGGCCGATGAACTGTGGGAGGAGGCCAGGAGCAATCCCCGGCCGATGGTGATCACCGACGAGAGGGGGCAACCCCGGGAATACTGGTGCCTGATGCCGCTGGCCCACGGGCCCGTTGGCCGCCAGTACCCGGGCATGAGCCAGTTGCTGGACGAGTACCACGAAGAGGTGGTGGCCAGGGAGGAGTTCAGGGCGTGGCATGCCCGCCTGCGCCGGGCCCTGGGCCGCCAGCGGGATCGTCAGGAGCGACTGGTGCAATCCCTGCGTGCGGACCTTGACCGGGCTCACCAGGGGCTGCGCTACCGCACCTGGGGAGAACTCCTTCTCGCCCAGGCGTCTCGCCTGCCCGCCGGCCGCGACCGGGTTGAGGTGATCGACTACTACCGGGAAGAGCCGCACCCGGTGGAAATCCCCCTCGATCCGGCCCGTTCCGCCCGGGAGAACGCTCAGGAGTACTTCCGCAGGTACACCAAGGCCCGCCGGTCCCTGGAACCCCTCAAGCATCGGCTGGACGAGGAAACCACCCGCCTGGTCTACCTGGAGCAGCTAGAGGAAGGACTGGGCCGGGCCGCCGACCGCGACACCCTGGAGGTCCTGGAGCGCGAGATGGAGGCCGCCGGGATTCCCGCCGGCCCCGGGACCGGCCGCGCCGGCGCGAAGAGGCCGCGGGAAATCTCTATCGGCCGCCGGTACGGGGCGGTGCCCACCGCCCGCCGGCGGGAGCAGGGCCGCACCGCAGGACGACGGGTGCTGCGTTTCTGGCTCCCCGGGGGAGAAGAGGTGACGGTCGGAAGGGGAGCCGAAGCCAACGACTTCGTCACCTTCGTACTGGCCCGCCCGGATGACATCTGGTTGCACGCCCGGGGCATTCCGGGAAGCCACGTCATCCTGCGCTCTGCCCCCGGCCGGGCGGCCAGCCCGGAGGCCATCGCCCGGGCCGCGGCGGTGGCCGCCCACTTCAGCGACGCCCGCCGGTCCGCAAAGGCCGATGTCGACTGGACGCTGCGCAAACACGTCCGCCGCCGACCCGGAGGAGGGCCAGGGCAGGTGCTCTACCGGGAGGAGCACACGCTGCTGGTCGAACCGGCGCCGCCACCCCGGCCGGAGCCGGACCAGCCCGGGGGCTGA
- a CDS encoding dihydroorotate dehydrogenase electron transfer subunit, whose product MKEWVEEDGRVLTCAEVAPGHGCIEVLAPGLAARALPGQFAMARSGTRFLARPLSFFDIDPGRGVVAFLVRAAGEGTRALLCLRPGDGLGLAGPFGNGFPLVSGGTLLLVAGGVGVAPFPPVVRRATAAGTGVRVVLGARTAALLLATAQLRDAGAEVVTCTEDGSGGVRGTVSDALPGVLRDLLAGAPGGCAFACGPPAMLVAVARLCEEAGVPLYVSLEARMGCGFGVCRGCAVPAAAGGYLHVCQDGPVFPARAADLGGVARLWEHAGDGDGGGCA is encoded by the coding sequence TTGAAGGAGTGGGTTGAGGAAGACGGGCGGGTGCTCACCTGCGCAGAGGTGGCACCCGGCCACGGGTGCATCGAGGTACTGGCTCCCGGCCTGGCCGCCCGCGCTCTTCCCGGGCAGTTTGCCATGGCACGGAGCGGCACTCGCTTCCTGGCCCGGCCCCTCAGCTTCTTCGACATCGACCCCGGGCGCGGGGTGGTGGCGTTTCTGGTGCGGGCGGCGGGCGAAGGGACGCGGGCCCTGCTGTGCCTCCGGCCCGGTGACGGGTTGGGCCTGGCCGGGCCCTTCGGGAACGGATTCCCCCTCGTGAGCGGGGGCACCCTGCTCCTGGTGGCGGGAGGCGTGGGGGTGGCCCCCTTCCCCCCGGTGGTGCGGAGGGCCACGGCCGCCGGGACGGGGGTGCGGGTGGTGCTGGGTGCCCGTACCGCTGCCCTGCTCCTGGCAACGGCCCAACTGCGGGACGCGGGTGCCGAGGTGGTTACCTGTACGGAAGACGGTTCCGGGGGCGTGCGGGGTACGGTGAGCGACGCCCTGCCCGGCGTGCTCCGTGACCTCCTGGCGGGCGCCCCCGGTGGGTGCGCCTTTGCCTGCGGCCCGCCCGCGATGCTGGTGGCTGTGGCCCGCCTTTGTGAGGAGGCCGGGGTTCCCCTGTACGTATCCCTGGAGGCCCGTATGGGCTGCGGTTTCGGCGTGTGCCGGGGATGTGCGGTGCCGGCGGCAGCCGGGGGGTACCTGCACGTTTGCCAGGACGGCCCGGTCTTCCCCGCCCGGGCCGCGGACCTGGGGGGTGTGGCCCGCCTGTGGGAGCATGCCGGGGACGGTGACGGCGGTGGCTGTGCATGA
- a CDS encoding sigma 54-interacting transcriptional regulator has translation MRSWEWMQQALDLVGRGVIAIDALGTIQVYNRRAMALFGIDPRAGPGHPPGRLQAGDVVLLADNLLGGDDGGLTAAHLAAIGVDPAQVVPGGTTVVIGRYPSPPGSACFRSGPAHVDLTVASFAGTVWVRVSAHARDRVLQVRVGDATYSFSYDRCAGHLVLLDGQDYRVKFYQARGYTARGESAREILEGKEYAAKGQGAPLPRLHGIPITQIHPDSAEIADLLRVARGEQTGQGDVVRTLNGIPVRMRVVPVTRRGAVTGAVLTVEDLEELETARRDDERALKSLRSLVTGEAAPSGAQLGLVRLAGISREIEEVRTLAERAAETDLSVLLLGETGTGKGLLARVIHEASRRRDKPFVHVNCAAIPATLLESELFGYEEGSFTGARRGGMKGKFEQAQGGTIFLDEIADLDASLQAKVLHATDEGEVCRLGGSAPVRLDVRLIAATNRDLESLVAAGGFRQDLYWRLNVVCIRLPPLRERRCDIPVLVDQLLPEIARRAGCPSLSISEAAGEVLMHYSWPGNVRELRNVLEAAALLADDGVIGPGHLPARLRRGRDAEAEPVRVMQVAPLREVVARAERQLIAMALHSARGDRRRAMAMLGISRSSFYQKARACGLSTMVDASPPPGPETWTEVQDAARPQGGSARGFGVSAAESSGTFLA, from the coding sequence TTGCGCTCGTGGGAGTGGATGCAGCAGGCACTGGACCTGGTGGGGCGGGGCGTCATCGCCATCGATGCCCTGGGCACCATTCAGGTGTACAACCGCAGGGCCATGGCCCTGTTCGGTATCGACCCGCGAGCGGGACCGGGGCATCCCCCGGGCAGGCTACAGGCCGGAGACGTGGTGTTGCTGGCGGACAATCTGCTGGGAGGCGACGATGGCGGCCTTACCGCGGCACACCTGGCGGCGATAGGCGTTGACCCCGCGCAGGTGGTTCCAGGGGGGACCACCGTTGTCATCGGCAGGTATCCTTCCCCGCCCGGGTCGGCCTGCTTCCGCAGCGGTCCGGCGCATGTGGATCTCACCGTGGCCAGCTTTGCAGGCACCGTGTGGGTGCGGGTATCCGCCCATGCCCGGGACCGGGTTCTCCAGGTCCGCGTAGGTGACGCCACGTATTCTTTCTCTTACGACCGCTGTGCCGGGCATCTCGTGCTCCTTGACGGGCAGGACTACCGGGTGAAGTTCTACCAGGCCCGGGGCTACACGGCTCGCGGGGAAAGCGCCCGCGAGATCCTGGAGGGGAAGGAGTACGCGGCCAAAGGGCAGGGGGCCCCGCTCCCGCGCTTGCACGGGATTCCCATCACCCAGATTCACCCCGACTCCGCCGAGATTGCCGATCTGCTGCGAGTCGCCCGGGGGGAACAGACAGGCCAGGGCGATGTGGTCAGGACTCTGAACGGTATCCCCGTCAGGATGCGGGTGGTGCCGGTTACGCGCCGGGGGGCCGTAACGGGCGCGGTGCTGACGGTCGAAGACCTGGAGGAGCTGGAAACCGCACGCCGGGACGACGAGCGGGCGCTGAAGTCCCTGCGGTCCCTGGTGACGGGCGAGGCCGCACCTTCCGGTGCCCAGCTCGGGCTGGTCCGGCTGGCCGGCATCAGCAGGGAGATCGAGGAGGTTCGCACCCTGGCGGAGAGAGCGGCCGAAACCGACCTCAGCGTACTCCTCCTGGGAGAAACGGGGACCGGGAAAGGCCTGCTGGCGCGGGTCATCCACGAAGCGAGCCGCAGGCGGGATAAGCCCTTCGTGCACGTGAACTGCGCCGCCATCCCGGCCACTCTGCTGGAATCGGAGCTGTTCGGGTACGAGGAGGGCAGCTTCACGGGGGCCCGCCGGGGTGGCATGAAGGGGAAGTTCGAGCAGGCCCAGGGAGGGACCATTTTCCTGGACGAGATCGCCGATCTGGACGCGTCGCTGCAGGCCAAAGTCCTCCATGCCACAGACGAAGGGGAGGTATGCCGGCTGGGGGGATCTGCTCCGGTGCGGCTGGACGTGCGCCTCATAGCAGCCACCAACCGTGACCTGGAATCCCTGGTTGCGGCCGGTGGCTTCCGGCAGGATCTCTACTGGCGGCTCAACGTGGTGTGCATCAGGCTGCCCCCGCTGCGCGAGCGCCGGTGCGACATCCCGGTGCTGGTCGATCAGTTGCTACCGGAGATCGCCCGCAGGGCCGGCTGCCCCTCGCTCAGCATCAGTGAGGCGGCGGGCGAAGTTCTGATGCACTATTCCTGGCCGGGCAACGTGCGGGAGCTGCGCAATGTGCTGGAAGCGGCCGCCCTGCTGGCGGATGACGGTGTGATCGGTCCCGGTCACCTGCCCGCACGCCTGCGCAGGGGCCGGGATGCCGAGGCCGAACCGGTGAGGGTGATGCAGGTGGCGCCGCTGCGGGAAGTGGTGGCGCGGGCAGAGCGGCAGCTGATCGCCATGGCCCTGCACTCTGCCCGGGGCGATCGCAGGCGGGCGATGGCCATGCTGGGCATCAGCCGCAGCTCTTTCTACCAGAAAGCCAGGGCCTGCGGCCTGTCCACCATGGTGGACGCCTCGCCGCCGCCCGGTCCGGAAACCTGGACGGAGGTGCAGGACGCTGCCCGCCCGCAAGGGGGTTCGGCCCGTGGTTTCGGGGTGAGCGCGGCGGAGAGCAGTGGCACATTCCTTGCTTAA
- a CDS encoding orotidine 5'-phosphate decarboxylase → MTVSPARPWRPGSPEERLVVALDVADLRAARSLVTALRPLVTWFKVGLQLYSVAGPATVELVKEQGGRVFVDLKLHDIPHTVARAAAALTRLGADMISLHAAGGQRMMAEAVAAVRDTGAAAARDTAAGAFREAAGAFREAAAAGRGGPFLVGVTVLTSLGEEDLCALGVARSLTGQVLALARLALKAGLDGWVASPREAALLRRELGSDPLIVTPGIRPVAAVAGRRGTDDQVRVATAAQALGEGADWLVVGRPITCAPDPVQAARVLVEELRQAVRGEEEASL, encoded by the coding sequence GTGACCGTTTCGCCTGCTCGCCCGTGGCGCCCGGGGTCTCCGGAGGAGCGGCTGGTGGTGGCCCTGGACGTGGCTGACCTGAGGGCGGCGCGCTCCCTGGTCACCGCCCTGCGACCCCTGGTGACCTGGTTCAAGGTGGGACTGCAACTGTATTCGGTGGCGGGGCCCGCCACGGTGGAACTGGTGAAGGAGCAAGGGGGGCGGGTATTCGTCGACCTGAAGCTCCACGACATCCCACACACGGTAGCACGCGCCGCCGCTGCCCTAACCCGGCTGGGAGCTGACATGATCAGCCTGCACGCTGCGGGCGGGCAGCGCATGATGGCGGAGGCGGTGGCAGCGGTCCGGGACACGGGAGCGGCTGCGGCCCGTGACACGGCGGCGGGGGCATTCCGCGAGGCGGCGGGGGCATTTCGCGAGGCGGCAGCGGCGGGCCGGGGCGGACCCTTCCTGGTGGGTGTCACCGTGCTCACCAGCCTGGGGGAGGAGGATCTCTGCGCCCTGGGGGTCGCCCGCAGCCTGACCGGCCAGGTGTTGGCACTGGCGCGCCTGGCGCTAAAGGCAGGGCTGGATGGTTGGGTTGCTTCCCCGCGTGAGGCGGCGCTCCTGAGGAGGGAGCTGGGCTCCGACCCCCTCATCGTCACCCCTGGCATCCGCCCGGTAGCGGCAGTGGCGGGCCGCCGGGGGACTGACGACCAGGTGCGGGTGGCCACGGCCGCACAGGCACTGGGCGAGGGGGCGGACTGGCTGGTGGTGGGTCGTCCCATCACCTGCGCGCCCGATCCCGTGCAGGCGGCCCGGGTCCTGGTGGAGGAGTTACGGCAGGCTGTCCGTGGTGAGGAGGAGGCGTCGCTGTGA
- the pyrE gene encoding orotate phosphoribosyltransferase — protein MTEEEIVRLLRETGVIMEGHFRLTSGRHSPTFLQCAQVLQYPHHAEFLCRGLAAPFAGSGVQAVIGPAVGGIILAYETARALGVRAIFAEREQGQMRLRRGFTISPGERLLVVEDAVTTGGSVNEVLELLAQARARAVGVGVLVDRSGGKVGFGIPQVALVTLDVPSYSPAECPLCRAGVPLTYPKGAAL, from the coding sequence GTGACGGAAGAGGAGATCGTGCGGTTGCTGCGAGAGACGGGCGTCATCATGGAGGGGCACTTCCGCCTAACCTCGGGCAGACACAGCCCCACCTTCCTGCAGTGTGCGCAGGTGCTCCAGTATCCCCATCATGCCGAGTTCCTGTGCCGAGGACTGGCGGCACCTTTCGCGGGGAGCGGCGTGCAGGCGGTGATCGGTCCGGCGGTGGGCGGCATTATCCTGGCTTACGAGACCGCGCGCGCCCTGGGGGTGCGGGCCATCTTTGCGGAAAGGGAACAAGGACAGATGCGCCTCCGGCGCGGGTTTACCATTTCCCCGGGGGAGCGTTTGCTGGTGGTGGAGGACGCTGTGACCACGGGTGGGTCGGTGAATGAGGTGCTGGAGCTTCTGGCCCAGGCCAGAGCCCGAGCCGTGGGCGTGGGTGTGCTGGTGGATCGCAGTGGAGGCAAGGTGGGGTTCGGAATACCCCAGGTAGCCCTGGTCACCCTGGACGTGCCCTCGTATTCGCCCGCCGAGTGCCCCCTGTGCCGGGCCGGTGTCCCCCTGACCTACCCCAAGGGAGCAGCGCTGTAG